Genomic window (Megamonas funiformis):
CTTAGATGTTATTTTATACGTTATATCTGCGCTTTGTCCTGTCTTAAAGGTCTGTGCAGAATTAACTTTAGTTAAAATGTCTATAATATGGGGCTGCCTTTCTTTGTATTTTGCATCCGGTTTTATGCCACTCCAGTCGATACTGCCGTCCCAGCACCATACGCCGTCCCAGTACGTATTTTCCGCCGTGCCCAAATTCCAGAAATTATGGTTGGCATTAATGTACTGGATAATACTTGCTCTATGGCTTGTTAAAATCTGACTTATAATCCTGATTACTATAGCAAAACCCAAATGCGCTGGTTTATATGTATTTACGGCGTCTAATAACTCCTTCCATTTTATTTCATCATCACCGCTGACACATAATTCAAACCAGTATTCAGGATTATACTGAATTATATAGCCGGATTTATTTTCACAAAATATATTTATTAAATTGTTCATGAACGTTTCAGATACGGTATTTGCACCTTGCAGTTTCAAGAGTATCTGTATACGTCTGTCTTCTATGCCGGCATTTTCTTTTACGGATATCCCAAGAACTCTTTCCCAGTCAGAAAGGCCCCATGTTGCCGTTTCAACAAAAAGCTGATTTTTTACATCCAATACAGCAAGTCTCAACTTTTCATGCTCATCATCGCTGATTAACTCTGTGTTTTTAAAGTCATCATCAATCGGCAGAAATTTCGGCAGATGCTTCAATGTTTTTACAGGTGTTCGTCTAAGTAGAAATAACATTAAAATCCACCTCATTTTCTAAAATTGGCAACTGTTCTTCAGTGAGAGGTATGTTTTTTGCCTCACCGTTTAAAGTCAGACTGTCATAGTCAATAACGCCACTGCACTCTAAAAGTGTTTTGCCGATATGAGCAACGGATACGTAACCACGATTAAAGCCTATTTCTTTAAAATACGTATCAACCTTTTCTTTGAATTCATCCTTATTTACGCTGCCGTAAATATTGGCTGCTATTTTTACATTCACGGCAGTTGCTGATACTACGGTTAAATCTGCGCCGATCGGTTTTTCTTCTTCAAGGTAGGCACGGACTTTATTTAGCAGTGTTTCATCAGCAACGTTCAGATTTGCGTCAATTATAACCACCTTGACTGTACCGTTGCCATTCCAAAGAGGAATACATCTTGCACCACCTACGCCTTCAATCTCGCGTGCCCAAAGTTCATAATTATTTTTATTGCCGCTTGTCGCTGGATTTCTGACTTTAAACAAATACCTGTCGAGTAATTCAGCATCCGTTTCTTCGTCATAACCGCCCATTGTCGGTTCGGAATTTATCACACTGTTTATACCGGGAATAGACATGGAAATAACATTTATAGTTTCAGCATCTACATTGCCGATAACTCCGGCAGTTACAGCTTCAATATTTATCTGTCCATTTTCTTTTATATCCGTATTTTCCGTAGCTACAAACTGGATACCGCTTTCTGTTGCAAAGGTAGCTCCTGCATAAACCGTGCCCGTGCCTTTTACGGTCAAAACACCTATAGCTTTGGTAGCTTCTTTACGGATAACGCCGTACTGTTTAGCCAACATGGTCAAATATTCACCGTATGAGGTATCTGCAAAGGCAACTTTATTTAATTCCTCAAGTTCAACTTCAGCTTTGGCAAACTCGATTGAGTTGCTGGCGAGTGCATCATACTGGAACGTTCCTTCAAACAGCCCAGTCTTTGCCCTTGAGCTATTTATCATTTCCTGCAATATATCTTTTTGGTCTCTTGCCTTATACATTAATCACCAGCTCCCCGTAAACCGTGGTTAAATCAATTTCACAGTTTAATTCTGTTTTTTCCCGATTTATTGTTATGGAATTTATGGATTTTATATATGGGTTTACCATTAAACATTCAATTATAGCCCTTTTAAATTCGGAAATCCTCTCACAGACAGTCATGACCTTGCCAATAAATTTCTTTAGTTCAATACCATATTGCCAGCTATATGCTGTATATCTGAAACGTTCTGTTTTCAGTGCCTTATAAATCCAGACTTTTATAGCTTCATTTCCTTCGACTAACACGTGAT
Coding sequences:
- a CDS encoding putative phage tail protein, producing the protein MLFLLRRTPVKTLKHLPKFLPIDDDFKNTELISDDEHEKLRLAVLDVKNQLFVETATWGLSDWERVLGISVKENAGIEDRRIQILLKLQGANTVSETFMNNLINIFCENKSGYIIQYNPEYWFELCVSGDDEIKWKELLDAVNTYKPAHLGFAIVIRIISQILTSHRASIIQYINANHNFWNLGTAENTYWDGVWCWDGSIDWSGIKPDAKYKERQPHIIDILTKVNSAQTFKTGQSADITYKITSKHRLLTSHKAGSIYYVDIDLKQNIEHRALNTGKINAMQSRTTGNAKNLWDGSFCWDGSHAWEGSYTMQNTHMENLCTCYSTDKNGVMKKGTFERL
- a CDS encoding baseplate J/gp47 family protein, with the translated sequence MYKARDQKDILQEMINSSRAKTGLFEGTFQYDALASNSIEFAKAEVELEELNKVAFADTSYGEYLTMLAKQYGVIRKEATKAIGVLTVKGTGTVYAGATFATESGIQFVATENTDIKENGQINIEAVTAGVIGNVDAETINVISMSIPGINSVINSEPTMGGYDEETDAELLDRYLFKVRNPATSGNKNNYELWAREIEGVGGARCIPLWNGNGTVKVVIIDANLNVADETLLNKVRAYLEEEKPIGADLTVVSATAVNVKIAANIYGSVNKDEFKEKVDTYFKEIGFNRGYVSVAHIGKTLLECSGVIDYDSLTLNGEAKNIPLTEEQLPILENEVDFNVIST
- a CDS encoding DUF2634 domain-containing protein translates to MSDEFPFTSTNTIATEEDLPLYKEYAWDFDTDKFIYDNAGNHVLVEGNEAIKVWIYKALKTERFRYTAYSWQYGIELKKFIGKVMTVCERISEFKRAIIECLMVNPYIKSINSITINREKTELNCEIDLTTVYGELVINV